The Bacteroidota bacterium nucleotide sequence TCATCCAGAGCGTTTATTTCTTTTTTCAGATCCCTGTTCTCAATCAGGATCGCACGGTAACGCGCAAATGCACGCATGATCTCAATATTCATTTGTATCGCCCGTGGAGAATTAAGGACGCTGGATAACATCGCCACGCCTTGTTCGGCAAAAACCATCGTACGTACATAGGAGTGTTTCAGGAAAGAAAGCCGTGATGCCTGCGACAGGAGCATTTCTTTTTCCTCTTTCGTCAGGGTAAACATGAAATCTTTCGGAAAACGTTTTCGATTTCGTTTTACCTGCTGCTTCAATTTTTTGGTTTCTGTTTCATAGAGCATCGCGAGATCCACGTCGATCATCACTTTGATTCCCCTGAAATCGAAGATCAGGTTGTCAAATTTTCTTACCGGTACTTTTGTATTCATAAACTATAAAATATGAACTGGTCACAAATTGTGACCAGTTCGGTAAAAACAAAAAAACTAATTATGAAACACCAGCGCGAATCTAAATGAAACCGTGGGAAGGATTCGGTATTAAACGCTTGTAAATAGAAAATAATTTGAGGTCAGTAGATCGCTTTCTTCGCGGCGAGCAGTGTATTCTGCAAAAGCCCGGTGATCGTCATCGGCCCCACTCCACCGGGAACGGGTGTGATCCAACTGCACTTCGGGGCCACTTCATCAAACTTCACATCGCCCTGCAATCGCCAGCCGTTTTTTGTTCCGGGCGCATCCACGCGCGTAGTGCCCACATCAATCACCACTGCTCCTTCTTTCACCATATCTGCTTTCAGAAAATGCGGTTTGCCAATGGCGACAACAATGATGTCTGCATTTTTTGTGAAGGAAGAAATATCTTTCGTTTTGCTGTGAACAACCGTCACCGTACAATTTCCGGGATAAGAATTTCTGCGGAGCAAAATACTCATTGGCGAACCCACGATGTGACTCCTGCCGATGACCACACAATTCTTTCCGGAAGTTTCAATTTTATTGCGTTCGAGCAATTGCACAATTCCGAATGGAGTTGCAGGAAGATAGCAGGGAAGATCGAGCGCCATGCGACCCACATTGGAAGGATGAAAACCGTCCACATCTTTTTTCGGATCCACCGCTTCAATCACTTTCTGTTCATTGATGTGTTTTGGCAATGGCAACTGCACAATGAATCCATCGATCTCCGGATCATTATTCAGTTTATTCACTGTTGCAAGTAATTCTGCTTCCGAAATTTTTTCATCAAGATGAATGAGTGTTGAACGAAAACCGATCCGTTCGCATGCTTTCACTTTTGCATTCACATACGTGAGGCTTCCTCCGTCATTTCCGACAAGAACAGCAGCAAGATGAGGCGCGCGATTTCCATTCGCCACATAATTTTTTACTTCTTCAGCTATTTCGGACTGAATTTCTTCTGCTATTTTTTTTCCGTCTATTAA carries:
- a CDS encoding ORF6N domain-containing protein, with the protein product MNTKVPVRKFDNLIFDFRGIKVMIDVDLAMLYETETKKLKQQVKRNRKRFPKDFMFTLTKEEKEMLLSQASRLSFLKHSYVRTMVFAEQGVAMLSSVLNSPRAIQMNIEIMRAFARYRAILIENRDLKKEINALDDKVNQVFKFLLKKIDALAPKLGKRKKIGYAIKRK
- the folD gene encoding bifunctional methylenetetrahydrofolate dehydrogenase/methenyltetrahydrofolate cyclohydrolase FolD, whose product is MKLIDGKKIAEEIQSEIAEEVKNYVANGNRAPHLAAVLVGNDGGSLTYVNAKVKACERIGFRSTLIHLDEKISEAELLATVNKLNNDPEIDGFIVQLPLPKHINEQKVIEAVDPKKDVDGFHPSNVGRMALDLPCYLPATPFGIVQLLERNKIETSGKNCVVIGRSHIVGSPMSILLRRNSYPGNCTVTVVHSKTKDISSFTKNADIIVVAIGKPHFLKADMVKEGAVVIDVGTTRVDAPGTKNGWRLQGDVKFDEVAPKCSWITPVPGGVGPMTITGLLQNTLLAAKKAIY